Proteins from one Methanobrevibacter sp. genomic window:
- a CDS encoding DUF4868 domain-containing protein: protein MNDINLYLFSKPRKRENFEVFSTIIDDDEVKKDMKHILQDQIRNYITNDNYETIDYNPLFEEKGIVQFIKCDELEYLPKFMDKICLDCVVYDEKKLKKGHELWLAAIVIDNGNDKIISFQKIRSKTLLKNEKYLFSFGDKKLKKLNSPLLQLEQKMDCICYLDKDNELHNQTMYIFDKYNFELIFGFERKFKKEINEMLKKLEENESYDVNLLNLQQLYYKVENNKNHLKKLYVILKNDSFRYLTNENIEKIENKSNIKFNRPTGKLELETNDDVKKILNFLNDDFLEGIVSEKPFLSSNKRDI from the coding sequence ATGAATGACATTAATTTATATTTATTCTCAAAACCTAGAAAAAGGGAAAATTTTGAAGTGTTTTCAACTATAATTGATGATGATGAAGTTAAAAAAGATATGAAACACATTCTCCAAGATCAAATTAGAAATTATATCACTAATGACAATTATGAGACAATAGACTATAATCCTCTATTTGAAGAAAAAGGAATTGTGCAATTTATAAAATGTGATGAACTAGAATACTTGCCCAAATTTATGGATAAGATTTGTTTGGATTGTGTTGTTTATGATGAAAAAAAATTAAAAAAAGGTCATGAGTTATGGTTAGCTGCTATTGTAATTGATAATGGGAACGATAAAATAATATCTTTTCAGAAAATAAGATCAAAAACTTTGTTAAAAAATGAAAAATATTTATTTTCCTTTGGAGATAAAAAACTTAAAAAATTAAATTCTCCATTATTACAATTAGAACAAAAAATGGATTGTATTTGTTATTTAGATAAAGATAATGAATTACATAATCAAACAATGTATATATTTGATAAATATAACTTTGAACTAATTTTTGGCTTTGAAAGGAAATTTAAAAAAGAAATAAATGAAATGTTAAAAAAACTTGAAGAAAATGAAAGTTATGATGTAAATTTATTAAACCTTCAACAATTATATTACAAGGTTGAAAATAATAAAAACCATCTGAAAAAATTATATGTAATCTTAAAAAACGATAGTTTTAGATATCTAACTAATGAAAATATTGAAAAAATTGAAAATAAAAGTAACATCAAATTTAATAGGCCAACAGGAAAACTTGAACTGGAAACTAATGACGATGTTAAAAAAATATTGAATTTTTTAAATGATGATTTTTTAGAAGGGATAGTTTCTGAAAAACCTTTTTTATCATCAAATAAAAGAGATATATAA